AAAAATGAAATTATGCAGGAAAACCTCCCGCATAATTTTCCGAAAACCGCCAATGGCTGAAAAACGGCGAATTTATACGGGAGTTTTTCCAGCATAAGATCTGATAAACGGTATTTCCATCATTTATACCGGAGGATTTCCCGCATGCATATGATTGATGTTCGGGCTGACCGTTAGCGGTGCGCAAACGAAAACAAGACCCTGCGCGGGTCTTGGCGTTTGTTCAGATATGTGTTTACTCGATTCGTTCCAAATTGCCGTTGGCATCCATTTTAAACCGCGGTTTGTGCTCGTCTTCTTCCTCTGTCAAAAAGGCGAGCTTCCGCGCACGATCCATGATCTTGATCAGCGCTTTGTAGTCATCGTTGACGACGCGGTAATCGGACGACACTTCATTTACCTGTTTCGATAAATTTTCATTTTCTGTGCGCAGCCTTTGCAATTCTTCGTCTTTTTCTTTCAACTCTTTTTCCAATTGCCTGATTTGTTTCGTATACTCTTGATGGCTGGCGCGAAATTGCCGCAAAAAACGAATGACGGCGTCGATCGACAGCGTCTCTTCCGATACAAGCTCCGTTCTTGCACCGGAGGAGTCCGCCGAGGCGGAAATCATGGCAGACTGCTGCAAATCTCCCGATTTCTTCTTTTGCCGGCCCAGCTTTTGCCGCTGCGATTTGGCGATCTGAATGGCCGGATCATATTTTTTGCGGACGCAACTGTTCCACCGAAATCCGCATGCCGCGGCCGTTCTGCCTATCCGTTCGCCCACTTCCTCAAACGCCTTCAACTGGGTGCTCCCCTCGCGAATATGGCGAAGCGTCACCTCGGCCAAAATCAGATCGTCATCCGATGTCCAAGCATCTTGCCTGATAGTTGCCATACTACAATTTTACCTCCTAACAAACATGCGCGGTTTTTACGCTCGAACAAAACCTGTATTAAATTCTATGCTCATGATAGAATTCATAGAATCTATTTCTTATACTAATTTGTATTGCCAATTTTCCCCGCGCCCATACATAATTTGTGGCGAAAAAGAGAAAAACTATGGCAACATAAATTTTTCAAAAATTGTTCTACATTTTACGCAAACGAACGTTTACACCGGCAACGGCAAACGATATAATAATCGTTAGGTGTTTGATGCAGACGCAAGGAAGGGGGATCGTCGATATGGGAATTAACGGCAGAATGTTTCGCGTACTAGGCTTTTTCACACTTTCGATCGCTCTTATGGCGCTCGCCGGCAAGTTCAACCAAATGGCCCTGCTGTACTTTTTCCAGACTGCGGTTTTTGTGTTGATGGGGTACATGAATTTATCGGAGAAAACCTATGTGTTGACCTTCTGGGGCTATATGATCGTCGCCTTCAGCGGGCTTACATATTGGTCATTCTTCCAGCTGCACTGATAAACAGTCGCAATGTGCAAAAAGCAAACGGGGCGGCGTACAAGCCACCCCTTATTTTTTCTGGAATTCCAGCACCTTGAACAACTCGCTCATCTGCTCCGACAACAGCAACTGCCGAATCGCCCTGTTGCGGCGCACGGCCGGATGGAACGGATCGCTTTCCGCATGGTCCGCCAACTTGTGCAAAATGCCGTTTTCAAGCAGAAACTGCTTTTGCGTTTGCCATCGCCATTCCTGAAAACCGGCCTTTTTTCCCTCCGCAATGAGCGGCGTAAAGTTGACATGCGCCGTTATGTCCTGCTCGCCCACATATTCGTAAGGATTGTCCGCAGCCAAATGGTTGCGGTAACACATCAGTGTCCCTTTCATCCGGTGAGGCGCGAAAAGTTCCGCCATCAGATCGCCGTAATCAATCGTGATCAGCGCGCCCGATTCGATCGCGCCGCCCATACGGCCAATCCACTCCACCGCCGCGAGATTGACTTCCGCATATTGCCCCGGCGCCAATCGGACGGCATACTCCGCCAGATGGCGTTGCAGCGCTTTATCGTCAAGCGGAAGCGCAACTTCGCGAAACGCGCCCGCCCGTTCATCCCAGGTTA
The genomic region above belongs to Bacilli bacterium and contains:
- a CDS encoding RsfA family transcriptional regulator, encoding MATIRQDAWTSDDDLILAEVTLRHIREGSTQLKAFEEVGERIGRTAAACGFRWNSCVRKKYDPAIQIAKSQRQKLGRQKKKSGDLQQSAMISASADSSGARTELVSEETLSIDAVIRFLRQFRASHQEYTKQIRQLEKELKEKDEELQRLRTENENLSKQVNEVSSDYRVVNDDYKALIKIMDRARKLAFLTEEEDEHKPRFKMDANGNLERIE
- a CDS encoding DUF2626 family protein — its product is MGINGRMFRVLGFFTLSIALMALAGKFNQMALLYFFQTAVFVLMGYMNLSEKTYVLTFWGYMIVAFSGLTYWSFFQLH